One region of Salvelinus namaycush isolate Seneca chromosome 3, SaNama_1.0, whole genome shotgun sequence genomic DNA includes:
- the LOC120044118 gene encoding uncharacterized protein LOC120044118: MASNESSNRKRRRKSSMEEPPYLSDDAEFRVLLFGRGGRSQFSLANSILGTVVFADELCNITESQRHRSEAFERKLAVINTPNLSEYEASQKELRRVFKMSVCMSSPGPYVVLFAFDLNNISPSAVSILELVTKHFGDSILNHMMVVVCHEEEKEDSALEEKVKTNRDFRELIEKCGQRYHLFNERKARRDEKVSRQLLEKMDDMVRENGCRFYSNHQYQEAEKRIQKEERFMMKGRKKEMLTKRKELESRYTGEGLEKELLQFETRIRVENREKAERKISEVLGFTLTAVDYAAAVGKGAALGALCGAVMGFEGMAVGAAVGAVVGGVMGGAARAAWGYLTNAAAVGKGAALGALCGAVMGFEGMAVGAAVGAVVGGVMGGAARAAWGYLTNAAAVGKGAALGALCGAVMGFEGMAVGAAVGAVVGGVMGGAARAAWGYLTNAAAVGKGAALRALCGAVMGFEGMAVGAAVPSSGVSSSGVPSSGVSWEVLPERHGVTSQTLLQ; this comes from the exons ATGGCATCCAATGAGA GTTCTAATCGGAAAAGAAGGAGGAAGAGCAGCATGGAGGAGCCCCCTTATT tgTCAGACGATGCAGAGTTTAGAGTCCTTCTCTTTGGGAGAGGTGGCCGCAGTCAATTTTCTCTGGCAAACTCCATTCTGGGGACAGTTGTGTTCGCGGATGAGCTCTGCAACATTACAGAGAGTCAGAGACACAGGAGTGAGGCGTTCGAGAGAAAACTAGCTGTGATCAACACTCCAAACCTCTCTGAGTATGAGGCATCCCAGAAAGAGCTGAGAAGAGTGTTCaagatgtctgtgtgtatgtcctCTCCTGGTCCCTACGTCGTTCTCTTTGCATTCGACCTGAACAACATCTCACCAAGTGCAGTAAGCATCCTGGAACTGGTCACAAAGCATTTTGGGGACAGCATCTtgaaccacatgatggtggtggtgtgccatgaggaggagaaggaggattcAGCTCTAGAGGAGAAAGTCAAGACTAACAGAGACTTCAGGGAGCTCATTGAGAAGTGTGGACAAAGGTATCACCTCTTCAATGAGAGGAAGGCCCGGAGAGACGAGAAGGTTTCCAGACAGCTCCTGGAGAAGATGGACGACATGGTGAGGGAAAACGGATGCAGATTCTACTCCAATCACCAATATCAGGAAGCAGAAAAGAGAATCCAGAAAGAGGAGCGTTTCATGAtgaaagggagaaagaaagagatgctGACAAAGAGGAAGGAGCTGGAGAGCAGGTACACAGGTGAAGGTCTTGAGAAGGAGCTGCTGCAGTTTGAGACGAGGATAAGAGTAGAGAACCGAGAGAAGGCTGAGAGGAAGATCTCCGAGGTACTGGGATTTACTCTCACAGCAGTTGACTATGCTGCTGCAGTAGGTAAAGGGGCAGCTCTCGGGGCTTTATGTGGAGCGGTCATGGGGTTTGAGGGTATGGCGGTGGGAGCCGCTGTAGGTGCCGTCGTCGGGGGTGTCATGGGAGGTGCTGCCAGAGCGGCATGGGGTTACCTCACAAACGCTGCTGCAGTAGGTAAAGGGGCAGCTCTCGGGGCTTTATGTGGAGCGGTCATGGGGTTTGAGGGTATGGCGGTGGGAGCCGCTGTAGGTGCTGTCGTCGGGGGTGTCATGGGAGGTGCTGCCAGAGCGGCATGGGGTTACCTCACAAACGCTGCTGCAGTAGGTAAAGGGGCAGCTCTCGGGGCTTTATGTGGAGCGGTCATGGGGTTTGAGGGTATGGCGGTGGGAGCCGCTGTAGGTGCTGTCGTCGGGGGTGTCATGGGAGGTGCTGCCAGAGCGGCATGGGGTTACCTCACAAACGCTGCTGCAGTAGGTAAAGGGGCAGCTCTCAGGGCTTTATGTGGAGCGGTCATGGGGTTTGAGGGTATGGCGGTGGGAGCCGCT GTGCCGTCGTCGGGGGTGTCGTCGTCGGGGGTGCCGTCGTCGGGGGTGTCATGGGAGGTGCTGCCAGAGCGGCATGGGGTTACCTCACAAACGCTGCTGCAGTAG
- the LOC120044119 gene encoding GTPase IMAP family member 9 — protein MELRILVVGSSGPSQFSLTNSILGREEFSKDVTSIVQSRKNLGDVAGTRVAVVNGPNLYGKHLSRTKMKTEMKRWPCKCLSAPGPHALLMAFDLEQICPNDVKTPKLMVKRFGEDALSHTIVLLAYEGDVDILALENRVSTDWHIRELIEQCGGRYHVFNKNWRDRSRDKELVQKIERMLATLGGQHYTSRSYGQAEESVRKEERKLLKKRAAETEEAWRELEQQYRGEALRWQMDAYNNSVGAEIRAKAEMDNGWLRTSLAVGAGLGLAAGAAMGMAMGAVAGAMGMTMGGAFGGLMGGSAGGTAQVAIEHLEDRVGPHATNFNTVFINRFYRPPRS, from the exons ATGGAGTTGAGGATCCTGGTGGTGGGGTCCAGTGGACCGTCTCAGTTCTCCCTGACCAACTCTATCCTGGGGCGGGAGGAGTTCTCCAAGGACGTCACCAGCATCGTCCAGAGCAGGAAGAACCTGGGGGACGTGGCCGGGACGCGTGTTGCTGTGGTCAACGGACCCAACCTCTACGGGAAGCACCTGTCCCGCACCAAGATGAAGACAGAGATGAAGAGGTGGCC gtgCAAGTGTCTGTCAGCCCCTGGCCCTCACGCCCTGCTCATGGCCTTTGACCTGGAGCAGATCTGCCCCAACGACGTCAAGACGCCCAAGCTGATGGTGAAGCGTTTCGGTGAAGATGCACTTTCCCACACCATAGTCCTCCTGGCCTACGAGGGGGACGTAGACATTCTGGCCCTGGAGAACCGGGTCAGCACCGACTGGCACATCCGGGAGCTCATCGAGCAGTGCGGCGGGCGCTACCACGTCTTCAACAAGAACTGGAGGGACCGTTCTCGAGACAAGGAGCTCGTCCAGAAGATTGAACGGATGCTGGCGACCCTGGGCGGGCAGCACTACACCAGCCGCTCTTACGGGCAGGCGGAGGAGAGCgtgaggaaggaagagaggaaacTGCTGAAGAAGAGGGCGGCGGAGACGGAGGAGGCGTGGAGGGAGctggagcagcagtaccggggggagGCGCTGCGCTGGCAGATGGACGCCTACAACAACAGCGTGGGAGCAGAGATCAGGGCTAAAGCCGAGATGGACAACGGATGGTTGAGGACGTCGCTCGCCGTAGGGGCGGGGTTGGGGCTGGCCGCGGGGGCCGCCATGGGGATGGCGATGGGGGCGGTGGCGGGGGCGATGGGGATGACGATGGGAGGGGCTTTCGGAGGGTTGATGGGCGGGTCGGCGGGTGGGACGGCCCAGGTAGCGATAGAACACCTGGAGGACAGAGTGGGACCACACGCTACTAACTTCAACACGGTTTTCATCAACCGCTTCTACAGACCACCACGGTCATGA